One window from the genome of Oncorhynchus gorbuscha isolate QuinsamMale2020 ecotype Even-year linkage group LG14, OgorEven_v1.0, whole genome shotgun sequence encodes:
- the LOC123995432 gene encoding selenoprotein V-like: protein MPTMPLQNRPAPASQLQQLPTVSRQKRPAPAPQLKQLPTVSRQKRPAPAPQLKQLPTVSRQKRPAPAPQLQQLPTVSRQKRPAPRLSCSNCQPCLVRSGRPRASAEATANRVSSEAAGPAPQLKQLPTVSRQKRPAPAPQLKQLPTVSRQKRPAPAPQLKQLPTVSRQKRPAPAPQLKQLPTVSRQKRPAPVPQLKQLPKMPLQERRPTLNRRPDPSTS, encoded by the coding sequence ATGCCAACCATGCCTCTGCAGAATCGACCGGCCCCTGCGTCTCAGCTGCAGCAACTGCCAACCGTGTCTCGTCAGAAGCGGCCGGCCCCCGCGCCTCAGCTGAAGCAACTGCCAACCGTGTCTCGTCAGAAGCGGCCGGCCCCCGCGCCTCAGCTGAAGCAACTGCCAACCGTGTCTCGTCAGAAGCGGCCGGCCCCCGCGCCTCAGCTGCAGCAACTGCCAACCGTGTCTCGTCAGAAGCGGCCGGCCCCGCGCCTCAGCTGCAGCAACTGCCAACCGTGTCTCGTCAGAAGCGGCCGGCCCCGCGCCTCAGCTGAAGCAACTGCCAACCGTGTCTCGTCAGAAGCGGCCGGCCCCGCGCCTCAGCTGAAGCAACTGCCAACCGTGTCTCGTCAGAAGCGGCCGGCCCCCGCGCCTCAGCTGAAGCAACTGCCAACCGTGTCTCGTCAGAAGCGGCCGGCCCCCGCTCCTCAGCTGAAGCAACTGCCAACCGTGTCTCGTCAGAAGCGGCCGGCCCCCGCGCCTCAGCTGAAGCAACTGCCAACCGTGTCTCGTCAGAAGCGGCCGGCCCCCGTGCCTCAGCTGAAGCAACTGCCAAAAATGCCTCTGCAGGAGCGACGACCGACCTTGAACAGACGGCCCGACCCCTCAACAAGCTAG